The DNA window AAGTGGCGACACAACAATAAGGGCACCATCCAAAGTACGTATGAgtcagatacatttgtacctgatTTGGAAAAATAACCTATACTTGGTTTTACCTGCATTAAGTACCAATTTCAGTTCAAGAAAGGCTTTCTGCAGGAAAATACAGAGCCTGGTCAGCTGTGGGGGTAATGGCATACACCACAGTCATCTGCATACAAGTGCATTTAATTTTTTATAAACCAATTTTGTTAATGTAAATAGTAAAACGAACCAAACCAATAATCGATCCCTGTGGGACATTGTTCTGTCCTTTTTAAATAATGTCATGCATAGCAACATTTGCCACATAAACAACAGAtgcaggtgagtgtgtgtttctgaAACGGTGATGTTCTCTGTGTTTGGTGCGTCTGTGTTTTAAGGTGACCCCTGATGTTGTCATGTTACAGAGGCGCATGCCACAGTGCTTTCGCGACCCGTCCTCGTCTCCCCTGAGGAAGCTCTCTATTGACCTGATCAAAACCTACAAATGCATCAATGAGGTAAGTTCCACCACTCTCCCTCCGCCACACACTACACCTGTACCTGGAACTCTGGTCGCTCAAGGCCAGGGCTCGCACAAAACATACACTGAAGGATTAATCACTACTCAAATTCCAATTTTTGTAAATAACACATCTGAAAATCAGGCCTGCACTGATCACTTGAAGATTTGAATCGAATAGTGACAACATCCCATGCAATCTCAGCTTGTACTGCATAGTGGTGGTTAGGGCCTACCTTTTAGCAACTACCTCCCAGGCTCCGATGGGAGGTGGGTAATCTAGTAACAACACCATTTTGTTGGCAGGTATACTATGCAAAAAAGAAGCGGAGACACCAACATGTCCAGGGCGACGACTCCAGTcacaagaaagagaggaaggtcTTCAACGACGGCTATGATGACGACAACTACGACTACATCGTCAAAAACGGGGAGAAATGGATGGACCGCTACGAGATCGACTCCTTGATAGGCAAAGGCTCGTTTGGACAAGTGAGTCACATGACATACATGTATTGTCAACCACCAGGGGAGAAGTTACCTTTTTGCAGAAACTCATCTGGTATTGTTTCAACCACCACCAGGCCTTTAAAGGGCTAGACATGGTCCTTAAAATTGACCTGACATGTATGTTTTCAAAAATGATACATGAGCATATAACCAGAGGCTCACACATTGTGGCGGAATCGCTGATAGGACTGTGAAGATCTTGGAATTTGAGGTTATGGTAATTGGCCAGGCCAATGTACATGGTCACCGACATAACCGTTCTGGGGGTTAAGTCACAATTCTGTTTGTACACTTATTTACATGGACATGCTTCTTAATAAAACCTATTTGAAATAAGCCATTACACTTCGTTATTATCACGCCactttcattattattattcaggTTATTACTAATACAtattaataaaataaatgtaagtGCCAGGTTAAAGAGAGTCTGTCACATGTCCATGTTGACACATTAATGGagtcaaaataaaaatgtatgccTACCTTGTTCTTGTCTGTTGGCTTTTCTGCAtataaaaacaatttaatacagaTCCTATTCTGATGCACAAAACCATTCAAACAAAGTCCGATGGGGTTTCTCCCACTTTCCCCAAAATATTCACATACTGCCACAAACCCTGCTGCTGTGGTCATTCGATGGCATTGGCATATGTTCTTCAAAGAAAGGAAGCCATAATGAGAAGTAATGTAGCGTAAGCAACTGACAATAGGCCTTTTACAAGCGTTTGATTCTTATTAAAGAGATGCAGTCCAGACAGGCTACTTTAAAAAACTTTCTGCATGAACATATGCATATAGAGAATCAGTGTACTCACTCACCAAGTAAAAGCACCTGTCAGTCAAAGCCAGCAGCGTATGTCAGACAAGCAAATATCCTTTCCTTAAAActtattaaaaaacaaaaaaactaggCCTATCTTGGGCTTTCTGAAAGTAGGCTATAAGCTAAGGAATTGACAAGGAAAGTATGAATGGGACAGATGTGTGTGCGCGCGCCTGGAAGAGTGTGCTGTacacgcaggagagcagagagctaGCGAGTAGAGAGCAcgcgcaggtgtgtgtgtgtgtgtgtgacggaagAGGCTGTAATAAATCAGAGCCCCACCCCCTCCCTGTTCAGTGCATGTGTTCCTGCCTGGCTCATTGTTTTTACATGGTTTGTGTTTGGCCTTGCCTCTCTCCAGGTTGTAAAGGCATATGACCGTGCAGAGCAGGAGTGGGTGGCAAttaagatcatcaagaacaagaAGGCTTTTCTTAATCAAGCCCAGATTGAAGTGCGGCTTCTCGAGCTCATGAACAAACATGACACGGAGATGAAGTACTACATAGGTACAGCCAGATTCTCCTTTTTCCCTATACACGTCCCtaatgtgatttctggattttttttcttctcattttgtctgtcatagttgaagtgtacctatgatgaaaattacaggcctctctcatctttttaagtgggagaacttgcacaattggtggctgactaaatactattttgccccactgtacatcatacatacatacatacatacatacatacatacatacatacatttgaCCTCTGTTCAACTTTGTGATGGAGTCTTTACTATAGTAATACCAAAAAGACCCCAAAACATCTTGATGGAAGTGTGCCATCTACCTGCTAGCTACACAGGACCGCGCCGATGTGTATAAGTTGGTAGAGCATTGCTTGCAGTGCCAGGGTTCTGgtttcgattcccacgggggaccagtacgaaaaaaGTATTAACAtgtgtaagtcgctctggataagcgtctgctaaatgactaatatGTAAATGTTTTGGAGAACCTTAATTGAAAAGGCTTTTTACTCCAGGATAAGGCTTAATCTGTCCAGGAAACCAGTCCATTAACATGCGCAAGTCAATAATCAGTATCCAATATGTTAACATCACTAGTGTATCAACCTAACTCAAAACAAATGCTCATTAGTCTTTTTTttgtcccctcttctctctccagttCACCTTAAGCGCCACTTCATGTTCCGGAGCCACCTGTGCTTGGTGTTTGAGATGCTCTCCTACAACCTGTATGACCTGCTGCGGAACACCAACTTCCGTGGCGTCTCACTCAACCTCACACGCAAGTTTGCCCAGCAAATGTGCACAGCACTGTTATTCTTGGCCACGCCCGAGCTCAGCATCATCCACTGTGACCTGAAGCCCGAGAACATCCTGTTGTGCAACCCCAAGAGGAGCGCCATCAAGATCGTGGATTTTGGCAGCTCCTGCCAGCTGGGACAGAgggtagggctgggaattgccagggatctcacaatacttaggtgccgatacgatatgtattgcatTTCTCATTATTCTATAggtattgcgatttgatgttccaaaagtattcagaccgcttcacTTTAAtggataaaatatttttttacacaataccccataatgacaaagcaggcagtttttttttgaaatgtttacacttttataaaaaaataagcCGATATCACATTTActaaagtattcaaaccctttactcagtactttgaagcatctttggcagcgaatTACATTCTCGAGACTTCTTGCGTGtgacgctacatgcttggcacacctgtatttggggagtttctcccattcgtctctgcagatcctttcaagctctgtcaggttggatggggagcgtcgctgcacagttatttacagacctctccagagatgttcaagtcctgGATCTGGGtgggccactcaaggtcattgagacttgttccgaagccactcttgcgttgtcttggccttcgccccagtctgaggtcctgagtgtctggagcaggttttcatcaaggatctctctactttgctccgttcatctttccctcgatcctaactagtctccctgcccctgaacaacatccccacagcatgatgctgccactaccatgcttcaccatatggatggtgccaggtttcctccagttgtgatgcttggcattcaggccaaagagtttcatcttggtttcatcagaccagagaatcttgtttctcatggtcagagtcctttcggtgccttttggcaaactccaatcgggctgtcatgtgcattttactgaggagtggcttctgtctggccactttactataaaggcctgattggttgagtgctacagagatggttgtctttctggaaggttctcccatctccacagaggaactctggagttctgtcagagtgaccatcaggtttttggtcacctccctgaccaatccccttctcccccgattgctcagtttggctgggcggccagctctaggaagagtcttggtggttccaaacttcttccatttaagaatgatggagaccattgtgttcttggtgaccttcaatgctgcagaaatgctttggtacctttccccagatctgtccctGGGCACAATTCTGCCACGGACCTCTACGGACAAtgcctttgacctcatggcttggtttttgctctgacatgcactgtcaactgtgggacctttttatatagacaggtctgtgcctttccaaatcatgtccagtcaattgaattactacaggtggactccaatcaagttgtagaaacatctcaaggatgatcaatggaaatgggatgcacctgagctcaatttccagtctcatagcaaagggtctaaatgcttatgtaaataaggtatttctgtctttgtggggtattgtgtgtagattgatgtggattttttaaatttaatacattttagaacaaggctgtaacgtaacagaatgtgggggaaaaatcaaggggtctaagtactttccgaaggcactgtatgtttgcggcagagagacgagggagagcatgagaacattttttaaatgatcagataaaataaaatctcactatttaaaaagatggTTTACAAgatataggatgaaaaatactgGCGTTTTTTGATAGGCAGCGAAAGCTACGGAGCAAAAAAATTGTTGGAATCTTGTACTCAAAGTATCGATTATAATTTGTAACTGTATCGGTCCCCCCCATCACTAACAGAGGCTAGGTGAATGAGGATGTGACGTTgatgatgtttttcctggaggtTAATATGGTAAATTTTATGCTACATAAGTCTTACACCAAAACTGAGAATCTGATATTTTTGTGACCCACTATGGATTCTCTATTTAATGGATTGATTAATTATTGGCTAGATGGATTGGTAGAGTATGATGTGGAAAGATACGAAACAATGTATTTTTTGGAAAGGGTTGCATGGCTAGAAAAGGGTAACAAAAATGCCATGTCCTAATAGCTGTGACCCCTTTCTGTCCACTCAGATCTACCAGTACATCCAGAGTCGCTTCTACCGCTCCCCAGAGGTGCTGCTGGGCATGCCTTACGACCTGGCCATCGACATGTGGTCCCTGGGCTGCATTCTGGTGGAGATGCACACCGGAGAGCCCCTCTTCAGTGGGGCCAATGAGGTAGGACTCATGGAATGAAAATATGTAGTCTTTATTTAGGATGATATAACTTGTCAGATAATGCTTACCTGTGATGCTTCATTGTGCTCATGTGAGAAAGATTTTCAGTTTTTGTCTTCATCAAGATGAGTATAGGGAGTGAGAACCTAATAAAGACCAACAGAGGGAGCTGTGGTGCTTTGAACGTTTCACTAGGAGACAGGACTCCACTTTTCACCTAGTTTAGTTGTTGTATTGTAGATAAGAGGCATGTGTCACATGCCTCTTAAACTCAGTCCTTTTTCCTATACTGAGGTGCAGGCAATTTCATACGCAGTTAGTGCCAAATAGGGTAAGACATTCTTAATTGTGGTCTTCTGATTTTTCAGATTGATCAAATTAACAAAATAGTGGAAGTTCTGGGTGTCCCTCCCAATTACATATTGGACCAGGCGCCCAAGGCCAGGAAGTTCTTTGAGAAGATATCGGACAGCACGTGGGGTGCAAAGAAGACCAAAGATGCCAAAAGGGTGAGTTCAACAAATCACCCTGTCAATTATGTTGTTGTGATGTCATAAATGTCCTTTGCAATAGTGAGTGTATATATATCCTCAAagtctctgttctgtgtgtgcGCAGTATAAGCCGCCGGGCATGCGGAAGCTGCACAGCATCCTGGGTGTGGAGGCGGGGGGTCCTGGGGGGCGGCGGGCGGGTGAGTCTGGCCACGCTGTCGCTGAGTACTTGAAGTTCAAGGATCTGATCCTTCGGATGCTGGACTACGACCCCAAGAGCC is part of the Oncorhynchus clarkii lewisi isolate Uvic-CL-2024 chromosome 10, UVic_Ocla_1.0, whole genome shotgun sequence genome and encodes:
- the LOC139418181 gene encoding dual specificity tyrosine-phosphorylation-regulated kinase 1A-like isoform X2, producing MAAPIPHLHQQYSEQHQQTTDPSVPALPHSEQAQQSIASQVTPDVVMLQRRMPQCFRDPSSSPLRKLSIDLIKTYKCINEVYYAKKKRRHQHVQGDDSSHKKERKVFNDGYDDDNYDYIVKNGEKWMDRYEIDSLIGKGSFGQVVKAYDRAEQEWVAIKIIKNKKAFLNQAQIEVRLLELMNKHDTEMKYYIVHLKRHFMFRSHLCLVFEMLSYNLYDLLRNTNFRGVSLNLTRKFAQQMCTALLFLATPELSIIHCDLKPENILLCNPKRSAIKIVDFGSSCQLGQRIYQYIQSRFYRSPEVLLGMPYDLAIDMWSLGCILVEMHTGEPLFSGANEIDQINKIVEVLGVPPNYILDQAPKARKFFEKISDSTWGAKKTKDAKRYKPPGMRKLHSILGVEAGGPGGRRAGESGHAVAEYLKFKDLILRMLDYDPKSRIQPYYALQHSFFKKTADEGTNTSSSVSTSPALEQSQSSGTTSSTSSSSGGSSGTSTSGRARSDPTHQHRHSGGHFSAVQAMDCENLCPQARQPLPPPVGWAGGKGAQTVTVETHPVQETTFHVPPQAPKAIHPLAPVNSSSAHQHHHHGHHHLHHQPHHPHGQQGLPARPRLYHSPINSASTENAVEVVHGHLSMTSLSSSSSSTSSSSTGTQGNKAYQLRPLPANAAMDFGQNGRMGLGAFSNPRQETGMAGHPTYPMGMRQGIDREESPMAGVCVQQSSVASS
- the LOC139418181 gene encoding dual specificity tyrosine-phosphorylation-regulated kinase 1A-like isoform X1, with protein sequence MCVDQKLTCPSLSGEETSACKPSSVQLAPLFSFHASGLLMAAPIPHLHQQYSEQHQQTTDPSVPALPHSEQAQQSIASQVTPDVVMLQRRMPQCFRDPSSSPLRKLSIDLIKTYKCINEVYYAKKKRRHQHVQGDDSSHKKERKVFNDGYDDDNYDYIVKNGEKWMDRYEIDSLIGKGSFGQVVKAYDRAEQEWVAIKIIKNKKAFLNQAQIEVRLLELMNKHDTEMKYYIVHLKRHFMFRSHLCLVFEMLSYNLYDLLRNTNFRGVSLNLTRKFAQQMCTALLFLATPELSIIHCDLKPENILLCNPKRSAIKIVDFGSSCQLGQRIYQYIQSRFYRSPEVLLGMPYDLAIDMWSLGCILVEMHTGEPLFSGANEIDQINKIVEVLGVPPNYILDQAPKARKFFEKISDSTWGAKKTKDAKRYKPPGMRKLHSILGVEAGGPGGRRAGESGHAVAEYLKFKDLILRMLDYDPKSRIQPYYALQHSFFKKTADEGTNTSSSVSTSPALEQSQSSGTTSSTSSSSGGSSGTSTSGRARSDPTHQHRHSGGHFSAVQAMDCENLCPQARQPLPPPVGWAGGKGAQTVTVETHPVQETTFHVPPQAPKAIHPLAPVNSSSAHQHHHHGHHHLHHQPHHPHGQQGLPARPRLYHSPINSASTENAVEVVHGHLSMTSLSSSSSSTSSSSTGTQGNKAYQLRPLPANAAMDFGQNGRMGLGAFSNPRQETGMAGHPTYPMGMRQGIDREESPMAGVCVQQSSVASS
- the LOC139418181 gene encoding dual specificity tyrosine-phosphorylation-regulated kinase 1A-like isoform X3 yields the protein MAAPIPHLHQQYSEQHQQTTDPSVPALPHSEQAQQSIASQRRMPQCFRDPSSSPLRKLSIDLIKTYKCINEVYYAKKKRRHQHVQGDDSSHKKERKVFNDGYDDDNYDYIVKNGEKWMDRYEIDSLIGKGSFGQVVKAYDRAEQEWVAIKIIKNKKAFLNQAQIEVRLLELMNKHDTEMKYYIVHLKRHFMFRSHLCLVFEMLSYNLYDLLRNTNFRGVSLNLTRKFAQQMCTALLFLATPELSIIHCDLKPENILLCNPKRSAIKIVDFGSSCQLGQRIYQYIQSRFYRSPEVLLGMPYDLAIDMWSLGCILVEMHTGEPLFSGANEIDQINKIVEVLGVPPNYILDQAPKARKFFEKISDSTWGAKKTKDAKRYKPPGMRKLHSILGVEAGGPGGRRAGESGHAVAEYLKFKDLILRMLDYDPKSRIQPYYALQHSFFKKTADEGTNTSSSVSTSPALEQSQSSGTTSSTSSSSGGSSGTSTSGRARSDPTHQHRHSGGHFSAVQAMDCENLCPQARQPLPPPVGWAGGKGAQTVTVETHPVQETTFHVPPQAPKAIHPLAPVNSSSAHQHHHHGHHHLHHQPHHPHGQQGLPARPRLYHSPINSASTENAVEVVHGHLSMTSLSSSSSSTSSSSTGTQGNKAYQLRPLPANAAMDFGQNGRMGLGAFSNPRQETGMAGHPTYPMGMRQGIDREESPMAGVCVQQSSVASS